GTTGCTCACCCGCCTCAACCTCGCCCTGCAATTCGTGGCCGGCTGGTTCTGGAACCGCCGCGGCCTCCGCAGCGGCGAAGGCGGCCTGCTGTGGGACGCACACCGCATCAAGCTCCACACCAACGACCACCGCCCAACCGTAAAACAAGCCTTCGCCGAACGCATGCGCAAGTTTGGCGGCCTGCCTACGGGCACCGCGGCAACATCTGTGCGGGCTGCGAAAATGCGGTGAGGGAAATGCCATTAAAGCATTGAAAACATTATTATCACCACGCTTAACCAACTTCCCTCTCGCAGATGGGAATTATGGCTTCGTGGCATTTCAGGGCTACCGAGCCAAACAGCAATGTTAATGCAATCTCGAAGGTATTAATAAAACAGCACTTTTCAATTCTCCTCTCGAGATGGGTGGCCCCAATGATATGTTGTTAGGGCTGATGGTGTTGTTTTTGCCTTTGAACGCTTTCAGCGCCCGGATGGTGGCGGGACGGGGTGTGGGAAAGCCGGTCGAAGGCTACCCTTTTCAGTGCAACCCGATAAATTATTAAAGGAAGAAAAGGGAAGGGAAGCGACTTTGGTGATCGAATCAATGACCGCTTACTGTCAGCATGATTAGAAATATCGTAAACGAAAAAAACTTTGGATGATATGCCGCCCCTTCAGGGCTCCATTATTGATGGGTCGTGATCCCGGGGTTGTCACCCCGGGCTATGGTATGTCGCCCTTTCAGGGCTGGAGCGGCGGGTTGTTGGAATTATTTATTACTCTCGTTACAAGTGTCCGGTATTATTTTCGTGGCGTAAGGTGCTCGATCTCCGGCATCCGGGCGTTCACACCCCGCCCCTTCAAAATCGGAGCCTTTTTAACATTTGATGCTTTTTTCGGGCTCTTGCCGCTGATTTTGTTTTTCCAGGGGGCACCCCTCTCGCAGAGGGGAGTTTGGCTCCGTGGCGTTTCAGGATTACCATACCAAAACAACAATGTAGATACGAGCTCTAAAATATTAATAAGACGGCACTTATTAATTCCCCTCTTGAGAGGGGTGGCCCCAATGAGATGCTGTAAGGGTTGATGATGTTATTGTTGGATTTAAACTCTTTCAACGCCCGGATGGTGGCGGGACGGGGTGTGGGAAAGCCGGTCGAAGGCTACCCTTTTCAGTGCAACCCGATAAACTATGAAAGGAAGAAACGGGGCGGGTGGCGACTTTGATGATCGAATCAATGACCGCTAAATGTCAGCATGATTAGAAAATCGCCAGTGAAAAAAACTTTGGATGATATGCCGCCCCTTCAGGGCTCCATTATTGACGGGTCGTGATCCCGGGGTTGTCACCCCGGGCTGTGGTATGTCGCCCTTTCAGGGCTGGGGCGGGTTGTTGTATATGATTTTTTCTGATCCGTACTTTGTGATGCTTCCCTTGGCGTAAGGAGGAGATATTTGACTTCCGGGCGTTCACACCCCGCCCCGTCAAAATCGGAGCCGTTTTAACATTTGTGACTTTTTCCGGTTCCATGCCGCTGGTCAGGACTTTCCCGGGGGCACCCCTCTCGCAGAGGGGAGTTTGGCTCCGTGGCATTTCAGGATTACCATGCCAAAACAGCAATGCAGATACGAGATCGAAGGTATTAATAAGACGGCACTTATTAATTCCCCTCTTGAGAGGGGTGGCCCCAATGAGATGCTGTAAGGGTTGATGATATTATGATTGCTTTTAAACTCTTTCAACGCCCGGATGGTGGCGGGACGGGGTGTGGAAATGCCTGTCGAAGGCAAGAAGCGAATTACCACCACGCGGTAATTATTTAGAGAGCTTAATGCCAAGTGTGCCCATAATCACCCTCGTGGCCGTCATACCGGAAACGCCCACTCAGATGCGGGGCGGTGGGTGTTGCAGAACCGGCACCACAGCCGTACTATTTCATCACGGCAATTCCCGCTTGGCAGATCCCGTATAATGCTGCGTGAAGTTTCGTGCAGATGATAGGGCCCCGTGCTGCAGCATTTACGGGATGACGGGCTCGGGGGTGAGACAGGACTGAACTGAACTGAACTGAACCGGGTCAGGACGGGGATCGGGCTTGGTAGCTGGTTTTACTACATCCAGTTCATCCTGTAATTCTAAAAATCCTGTTCAAAACAATGCGGGATCTTATGTTGTCTACTTCGGCGTTCGCCAGATGAGGAAGAAGCTGATCAGCAGGAACAGCAGGTGCGGGGCGGCGGCGGCCCAGAGGGGGTCGAGCTGACCGCTTGCACCGAAGGGTTCGATGATTTTCATGATAATCAGATAGAAGAAAATCACGATGAGACCGGTGCCGAGGAGTACGCCGCGTCCGCCTTTGCGCCGGTTGGAGGTCGAAATGCCGAGTCCGACGAGCGTGATCACAATAGTCCCGAAGGGATAAAACAGCTTTCCGAAAAACTGCACTTTGGGAAGGGCAACCCCGCCGACTCCGCTGCGCTCCAGCGAGCGGATGTAGTCGATGATTTCCGGGTAGGTAAGGCGGTAGATGTCGTTTGTGGACCGCGCCATATCCTGCGGCAGCACGGTCAGGGTTGTGTCTGCCTGATGGCTGGACGTACGCACAATGCCTTCATCCGTAAACAAACGCCGCTCGAGCCGGATCAGCCGCCACTCTTCGGTTTCGGGTTGCCATTCCATGCGTGAGGCGTCCACAATTTCGGCAACCCGGTCATTCTCGAACCTGAAAATCCGGACGTGATAGCCCATGGCAGAGCGGCTGTCGAAGTAGTTCACCGTGAGCATGGTGTGTTCGTTTTCCTGCCGGAACAGACGGGAGCGATCAATGCGGTCGGAGCCCCTTGCCAGGTACTGCCGCTCAAACTCGAAGCGCTCGTCGTTTGCGCCGGGAATCACAAAGCCGTCGAGATAGCTGAGTACGCCCGTCACCATGGTCGCAAAGAGCAGAAAAGGCACCATGAAGCGGTAAAAACTCACGCCTGCGCCTTTGATGGCCGTCAGTTCGAGCCGCTCACTCATCTGCCCTGCGACCAGCAGTACGGCCACGAAAACGGCGACCGGGGAAACCAGCCGGATCATCTCCGGTATGTAATTGAGGTAGTAGCGGGACCAGATTTCGCTGAGCTCGGCGCCGCGGTCGGAGAAGGTGTCGCTGTTTTCCGAAAAGTCAATAACGATAAAAATGAACACGAGCACGCCCAGTACCATGAGCGTTGCAAGCAGCAGCCGCATAAAAATGAATCGGTCAATGCGGGTCATGGGGCAGGCTCCTGTTTGCGCGGCTGATCCCCGGGCGCAGGGGTGTCCGAATCTGATCCGGTGTCTGTATTTGTGACTGACGCAATGACGGCTGTTTCCGGCTGTGGCGCCGCTGACCCGAGCTCTGTACCCTTCCAAAGATCTGAAAACCTGAACTCATACATCACCTTGGCCATGAGGTAGATGCCGAGTGCGAGCAGCGTGATGTTGCCAAACCACATCCCCATAAAAGGTGAAATGACCAGCCGGTCGGCCAGCTTTTCCCCCTGTATAATGGTGATCCAGTAATAGGTGAACACCACTGTTGCGATGAGCGCATTGAACCCCAGGTTGCCTTTCCGGGTGAGGATGCCGAGCGGCGCGCCCACAAGCACAAAAATGATACAGCCTACGGGAATCGCTACTTTTTTATGGACTTCCACCATGTATTGGGCAATACGCTCGGTGCGCCAGGCCCTGTTGTTGGCATGAGAACTCAGGCGCGATGCCCCGCCCCGCAGGCTTGCCACGACTGCACTTGCCGCGTCTTTCTGCAGCTCAAGGGTCTGAAGCTGATTTAATATGACAAAGGCCGTTTCTTCAATATTGCTTCGCGCAAGGGTGTCTGCGGGCAGTTCGCCGGAACCGGAATTTTGGGCGAGGCTGTCGGCTGCGTCTGCTGTTGCGAATTCCGCTTCCGCTTCAACATCTGCGTATCGGGCAAAAGTGAAGATGGTTTCCGTGTTTGAGCCGCTGACATCCTGAACCGGTGCCGCGCCCGTTTCCTTTGCGGATGACGGGTAATCTTCATCCCGCTCATTTCGGAGACCGCTTTCTTGGAACGGATTCCAGGCGTCGGGGCGGATGTGCTCGCGGTGCTTCCGCATGAGCCGGGTCGGGCTCTGATCGTTGCGGTACAGCTCGAAGTCGTTTCGGGTGTTGGTGTGCAGGGAGTCGATAATTCCGAGCATCATTTGGGAGCTCATGGTGCGGTCATCACGCCGGCGGGAATTGGGATCGCTTCGGCTGAAGGTGAGGTCGCCCATGTCGAAGTTGACGCGGTAGGTGCTGAAAAAGGTGCGCTCGTGCCGCCGCTTGCCGTCTGCACCGGAGGAAAGGTCCCGGCTGATGGAGCCGTCGAACAGGAAAAGGCTGAGAAAGTCGGTATCGGGCACGGATTTCAGAAAACCGGAATGTGCACGAATGACTGCTGCGTCAACCTGATCGTTGCCGTTGCGGAACAGTATGACGTCAAATAAACTGTCTGTACCGGCAGGGATGCGTCGTACCAGAAAGTTGTAGCCGTCAATGCCGTCATAAAACACGTTTTCCTGCAGGTCAAATCCGGGCCGCTGTGTACGGATATCAAGGAAAAGCGAGCGGGCTTTGAAGTTAGCGTCCGGCAGGATTTCGTTGGAGAAATACACCAGAAAAACGGCTAAGAAAGTCCCTGCCATCAAAATGGGATAGATGATGCTGAGCGGATTGATGCCCGCTGCCCGTGCCGCCGTGAACTCGTTGAGCTCAGAAAATTTCCCGAAAGCCATCAGGCAGGCAACGAGCACCGACATGGGCATGGCAAGCACAACCATGAAGGCGAGGTTGGTGGCAATCAGCTCAAGGATGATTGAAATCGGGAGTCCGCGTCCTATCAGCCGGTCGATGTGGAGCACAAGGAACTGCATGAGCAGCAGGAACATGACGATAAGGAAGCAAAACAAAAAAGGCCCGATATGCCTTTTAAGGATTTCTCTCTGTAGTTTTCTGATTCCGTTAGCTGACATGTAAAAAAGAGGCGCAGGGGAGGTGAAGCGACGAATTAAAACGTGATGAAGCGGTTATAAACTTCCTGCCTAAAATAGGGCGAATTGAACTTCAACCGAAAAAAACATAACAGCTGTGTTTTTCGCTTATTGCTTGCTTATATTTGCTGAGGATTAACACACACCAGAAAATCAGTCTCAGTCTATTCGATATATTGTTACGCGTTTGCCGGAACAACCGGCTTTTCTCAAGGTTTATGGATCCGCACAGTGCTTGTCGTTTTATATTTCAGGGGCGATACGTCGCCTTTTTTAGTTTAAGGCGCTGTGCACATGAACCGGCTGCATTTACACCTTCCAAATAACAATACCTTTTTGCGTGCAGATTGCTGAGCACAGATTTTTAATGCTTGTCCTGGGATTGTGGGCCATCCTGTTCGCCGGGATTTTTCCGGTTGAAGCTGTGGGTCAGACTTCAGGTGCAGCGCATGTATTTTTCCAGACGCAGTCCGAGCCTGATCTCTACCCCGAACGGCATTTGGTAGCGTTTAGCGGGAAACGACAGCTGACGACCGCCACCGCGGATACGCTTGAAGCCCCGGCAGCAGATTTTTCCACCGCGGACGCCGACACTACGCTTCTGCCCATCTCACCACCGGCTGCCCGCGACTCCGCCAACGTTTTTCCGCACCCCCGCACTTCGATTGCGTCCGATGCCTTTCCGCGACAGCTCCCGCGCTTGCTTCAGATTCGCAACACGGAAGACCGCACGCAGTTTGAGCGCGACAGCCTGTCAGGCGATATCCATGTGCGGCGAACCATCGGCAACCTGAGCATTCCCTTTGATAACCGCTACACCTTTGAGCAGTTCGCTGCAGAGCACAAAGCCCATCACAGAAAAACACAGTTCCGGGAGCTGATACGCGAAGACCGGATTCGTCGGGAGCGCA
This genomic stretch from Cyclonatronum proteinivorum harbors:
- a CDS encoding LptF/LptG family permease, producing the protein MTRIDRFIFMRLLLATLMVLGVLVFIFIVIDFSENSDTFSDRGAELSEIWSRYYLNYIPEMIRLVSPVAVFVAVLLVAGQMSERLELTAIKGAGVSFYRFMVPFLLFATMVTGVLSYLDGFVIPGANDERFEFERQYLARGSDRIDRSRLFRQENEHTMLTVNYFDSRSAMGYHVRIFRFENDRVAEIVDASRMEWQPETEEWRLIRLERRLFTDEGIVRTSSHQADTTLTVLPQDMARSTNDIYRLTYPEIIDYIRSLERSGVGGVALPKVQFFGKLFYPFGTIVITLVGLGISTSNRRKGGRGVLLGTGLIVIFFYLIIMKIIEPFGASGQLDPLWAAAAPHLLFLLISFFLIWRTPK
- a CDS encoding LptF/LptG family permease, whose protein sequence is MSANGIRKLQREILKRHIGPFLFCFLIVMFLLLMQFLVLHIDRLIGRGLPISIILELIATNLAFMVVLAMPMSVLVACLMAFGKFSELNEFTAARAAGINPLSIIYPILMAGTFLAVFLVYFSNEILPDANFKARSLFLDIRTQRPGFDLQENVFYDGIDGYNFLVRRIPAGTDSLFDVILFRNGNDQVDAAVIRAHSGFLKSVPDTDFLSLFLFDGSISRDLSSGADGKRRHERTFFSTYRVNFDMGDLTFSRSDPNSRRRDDRTMSSQMMLGIIDSLHTNTRNDFELYRNDQSPTRLMRKHREHIRPDAWNPFQESGLRNERDEDYPSSAKETGAAPVQDVSGSNTETIFTFARYADVEAEAEFATADAADSLAQNSGSGELPADTLARSNIEETAFVILNQLQTLELQKDAASAVVASLRGGASRLSSHANNRAWRTERIAQYMVEVHKKVAIPVGCIIFVLVGAPLGILTRKGNLGFNALIATVVFTYYWITIIQGEKLADRLVISPFMGMWFGNITLLALGIYLMAKVMYEFRFSDLWKGTELGSAAPQPETAVIASVTNTDTGSDSDTPAPGDQPRKQEPAP